A region of the Nitrospinota bacterium genome:
CGAAAGTGCGTATCACAGGCATGAACCTGGCGATGATTATGGTCTTTCCGCCGTGGCGCTCGAAAAAGTCCCGGGTCTTGATGAGGTTTTTGGTGTTTATCACCCATGAATTTTCCTTCTGGAACACTTTCGGGCCGACGTAATATCCCACCCAGTAGTTCACGAAATCCCCCAGGATGGCCGCGATGACAAGAAGCCCCGCCATCATGTAAACGTTGAAATGGCCCAGCGCGGCGAAGGCGCCTATGGCGAAAAGCAGGGAGTCCCCCGGAAGCAACGGGGCCACCACAAGGCCCGTTTCCATGAAGATGATCGTGAAAAAGATCACATAGGTCCAGTTCCCGTATAGATCAATGAGAAAACCTATGTGCTTGTCCAGATGCAAGACAACGTCAACAAGCCACTTTATGTAGTCCATGTGCCGGAAAAGTTCCTTTTAAATAGATGACATATTTTGGTGGGAACCGCCGCGCCAAGGTAATGACCCCCCGGTTTTACAAACCCTCCGGATTGAATTATACTGGCCGCGCTGTGCCGGCGCAATGAATCGCTTTTGGCGCCATTGAACTTCAAACGGGACGCGCAATGAATTTTTCCGCAAACGGCGAAGGGGCAAACTTCCAAAACTCCGTCAAAGTGTTCAGCGTGCCGGTCATCGTGGCCTCCCTCGGCTATTTCGTGGACATATACGACCTGATCCTGTTCAGCATCGTCCGGGTGCCGAGCCTGAAAGAGCTGGGGCTGGACGGGAAGGACCTGCTTAACGAAGGTGTGTTCCTGCTGAATATGCAGATGGGCGGGATGCTCACAGGCGGATTGATCTGGGGTGTGATGGGGGATAAAAGAGGGCGGCTGACCGTCCTTTTCGGCTCCATATTCCTGTATTCGCTGGCCAACCTGGCCAACGGTTTTGTGCATTCGTTGGAAGGCTACGCCGCCTGGCGGTTTATCGCCGGGGTGGGGCTGGCCGGGGAGCTGGGCGCGGGGGTGACGCTGGTGCTCGAGACTCTCCCCAAAGAGACGCGGGGCTACGGCACAATGGTGATAGCCTCGGTGGGTGTGGCTGGGGCGGTGCTGGCCAACTTTGTGGCGAAAAATTTCGACTGGCGCGCCGCGTTCTTCATCGGCGCCGGGCTTGGCATGGCGTTGCTGGTGTTGAGGGTTAGCGTGTACGAATCAGGCATGTTCCGCGCCATGGAGGCCTCCGGCGCCCGCAGGGGGGACTTTTTCAGCCTGTTCACATCGAAGGACCGTTTCTGGCGGTATATGAATTCCATCCTGATCGGCCTGCCGCTATGGTTTGCCGTCGGTGTGCTGATAACATTCGCCCCGGAATTCGCCAAGGCGATGAATATCGCCGGGGACGTGAGCGCCGGGAACGCCGTGATGTACTGTTATATCGGCCTTATATTCGGCGATTTCGCCAGCGGATTCTTGAGCCAGTACATCGGCAGCAGGAAAAAAGTGGTGCTGGCCTTCCAGCTTCTGGCCATGGTGATCATCGGATATTACCTTTCGATGAACGGCCAGTCCGCCAGCCACTTCTATACCGTATGCGTGGTCCTGGGATTCGCCATAGGGTACTGGGCGGTTTTCATCACGGTGGCGGCGGAGCAGTTCGGGTCCAACCTGCGGGCCACGGTGGCCTCCACCGTCCCGAATTTCATCCGTGGGACGGTGATTCCCATCACGTTCTCCTTCAAACTGCTCAAAGACATCGTGGGGATAACCGGGGCGGCCGCCATTGTGGGATGTGTGTGCGTGGCCTTGTCGCTGGCAGCCTTGTGGAGGCTGGAAGAGACTTACCACAAAGACCTGAACTTCATAGAGATCGATTAAAAACTTAAACGCCGTGTTATGACCGATGACGAGCGCCTTTACCGGATAGCCCTTAACGCCGTGCCTTTCATCGGGCCGATGATATATCACAGGCTTGTGGCGGCGTTCGGATCCGCCGGGGATGTGTTCCGCGCCCAACCTGATTCTTTGAAGGGGGTTGAAGGGGTCTACGAGAATCTGGCCCGCAAGATAGTCCAGGCAAATCCTTTGAAGACCGCCGCAAGGGAGGTGGAACTCGCCCAGAAAACCGGAGTCACCATAGTTTTGCTCGGCGAGGAGTGTTATCCCGTCCCGCTAAGGAACGCCTATTCGCCCCCTCCCGTTCTATATATAAAGGGGAAATGGGAGGAGGCGGACACCGTGTCCATCGCGGTGGTGGGCACAAGGCGCCCCACGGCCTATGGCAAGCTGATGGCCGAGCGGCTGGTGGAAGGATTGACGAAGGCCGGGCTGACGGTGGTGTCCGGCCTGGCGCGGGGGGTGGACGCCATAGCGCACCGCGCCGCCATCGCGGCGGGTGGGAGGACTGTGGCCGCCCTCGGCTGCGGCGTGAACATCATCTATCCGCCGGAGCACAGGGAGCTGCAGGAATCCATTTGCGGCCACGGCGCCGTGGTCAGCCAGTTCCCTTTCGCCGCCGCGCCGGACAAAATGAATTTCCCGATGCGAAACAGGATCATATCCGGCCTTTCGCTGGGGACGCTTGTGATAGAGGCGGCGGAAAAAAGCGGGGCGCTGATCACCGCCTACGCGGCAATTGACGACAACCGAGACGTGTTCGCGCTCCCCGGCCCGGTCAACTCCCAGAACAGCGCCGGGACCAACAAACTCATCAAGCGCGGCCACGCAAAGCTTGTGCAGGGAGTGGAGGACATCCTCGATGAACTGCCGGATTACGTCCGCTCGGCGATGGCAAGCCGCCAGGCGAGTCTGCCGCTTGAAACGGAGGAAAAAATCGAAGGGGAGGAGCTCATGGTGATTGAAGCGATGGGCCCGGAGGCGCTGCATATCGATATCATAAGCCAGATGTGCGGTTTGCCATCGAATATGGTATCTGCTATACTCCTGACCCTTGAACTCAAAGGCAAGGTAAAACAGATGCCCGGCAAGTTGTTCATAGCCGGTTAAACAGGTTGGATTGTCCTACGATGGGTAAAGGTCTTGTTGTGGTGGAGTCGCCGGCGAAGGCGACGACTCTGAAAAGATATCTGGGCAAGGACATGGACGTTCTGGCGTCCATGGGGCATATAAAGAACCTTCCCAAGTCCAAGCTCGGGGTGGACATAGAGAACGGCTACAAGCCCGAATTCGTGACCATCAAGGGGAAGGCGAAGGTTTTAAAGGAACTCAAGGACGCCGCAAAGCGCGTTGACACCATATACCTGGCGCCCGACCCGGACCGGGAAGGGGAGGCCATCGCCGCCCATCTGGCCGACGAGATCGGCGGCAAAGGCAAGAAGATATACCGCGTCCTGTTCAACGAAATAACCAAGAAGGCGGTGCAGGCCGCGATAAACAATCCCGGCGAAATAGACACCGACAAGGTGAACGCCCAGATGGCCCGGCGCATACTCGACAGGCTTGTGGGCTACAAGATATCGCCGCTGCTTTGGGAGAAAGTCCGCAAGGGGCTATCGGCCGGCAGGGTGCAGTCCGTGGCGCTGCGGATAATCGTGGAGAGGGAAAATGAGATAAAGGCCTTCGTCGCCAAGGAATACTGGACGATAGAAGGCTCCGCCCAGAGCAAGACGCCGCCGCCGTTCGAGGTGAAGCTCGCCCAGTACAAGGGTGAGAAGATAGAGATTGATAACGGCGAGCGCGCCGAGGAGGCCGTCAACGCCATCCGGGCCGCGGCGCTTGTCATCTCCAAAGTCGAAAAGAAAGAGCGCAGGCGCAATCCGTTCGCCCCGTTCATAACTTCCACGCTGCAGCAGGACGCCAGCAAAAAGCTCCGGTACAACGCGAAACGGACCATGTCCGTGGCGCAGAAGCTTTATGAAGGGATGAACATCGGGGACGAAGGCCCGACTGGTCTGATAACGTACATGAGGACGGACTCCACCCGGATTTCGGAAGAGGCCGTGGCCGAGGCGCGCAAGTTCGTGCTGCGGGAGTATGGGCAGGACTATCTGCCGGCCCAGCCGAACATTTACCGCACCAGCAAGTCCGCCCAGGACGCGCACGAGGCCATCCGCCCCACTTCGGTGGAGCGCACGCCCGAGTCGGTGAAAAAATTCCTGGGCAAGGAAGACCTGGCCCTGTACGAGCTTATATGGAAACGGTTCGTCGCCTGCCAGATGGCCCAGGCGGTGTTCGACGTCACCGGGGTGGACATCACCGCCGGAGATTACACCCTGCGCGCCACAGGCTCGATCATGAAATTCGCCGGGTTCCTGAAAGTTTACGAGGAGACCCGCGAACAGACTAACGGCGAAGCGGTGGACGACCAGGACAAGCGGCTTCCGGCGGACCTGGCGGAGGGTCAGACGGTGAACCTGGCCGATATAAAACCGCTCCAGCATTTCACCCAACCGCCGCCGCGATACACTGAAGCTTCGCTCATCCGCGAGTTGGAGGAGAAGGGGATCGGACGGCCCTCCACATACGCCGGGATAGTCAGCGTGATCCAGGAGCGCGAATATTGCTCCATCGAGGACCGCAAGCTCGTCCCGGCGGAGCTGGGGATGCTCGTCTCCGGGCTTCTTGTGGAAAATTTCCCGGACATACTCAACGTGGAATTCACCGCGCAGATGGAAGGGGAATTAGACCAGGTGGAGGAGGGGAAGAAACGGTGGACGTCGGCGCTCGACGATTTTTACCGCCCCTTCGAGGCGGACCTGGAAAAGGCCAAAAAGAACATGCGCAACGTGAAGGCGGAGGCGGAGAAGACCGACCACGTCTGCGACAAGTGCGGAAAGCCGATGGTGATAAAGTTCGGCAGGTTCGGAAGGTTTCTGGCCTGTTCGGGCTATCCGGAATGCAAGAACACCATGAAGCTGGACAAGGACGGCTCCGCCGTGGCAAAGCCCGAGGCCCCGCCAGACGAGCCGACGGACCTGAAGTGTGAAAAA
Encoded here:
- a CDS encoding DedA family protein, which translates into the protein MDYIKWLVDVVLHLDKHIGFLIDLYGNWTYVIFFTIIFMETGLVVAPLLPGDSLLFAIGAFAALGHFNVYMMAGLLVIAAILGDFVNYWVGYYVGPKVFQKENSWVINTKNLIKTRDFFERHGGKTIIIARFMPVIRTFAPFVAGIGKMSYGRFLAFNVTGAISWVALFVFGGYFFGNIPVVKSNFTLVIMAIIVMSITPGVYHFTQSRLAQRSSGEAGKVDEKDMN
- a CDS encoding MFS transporter produces the protein MNFSANGEGANFQNSVKVFSVPVIVASLGYFVDIYDLILFSIVRVPSLKELGLDGKDLLNEGVFLLNMQMGGMLTGGLIWGVMGDKRGRLTVLFGSIFLYSLANLANGFVHSLEGYAAWRFIAGVGLAGELGAGVTLVLETLPKETRGYGTMVIASVGVAGAVLANFVAKNFDWRAAFFIGAGLGMALLVLRVSVYESGMFRAMEASGARRGDFFSLFTSKDRFWRYMNSILIGLPLWFAVGVLITFAPEFAKAMNIAGDVSAGNAVMYCYIGLIFGDFASGFLSQYIGSRKKVVLAFQLLAMVIIGYYLSMNGQSASHFYTVCVVLGFAIGYWAVFITVAAEQFGSNLRATVASTVPNFIRGTVIPITFSFKLLKDIVGITGAAAIVGCVCVALSLAALWRLEETYHKDLNFIEID
- the dprA gene encoding DNA-protecting protein DprA; amino-acid sequence: MTDDERLYRIALNAVPFIGPMIYHRLVAAFGSAGDVFRAQPDSLKGVEGVYENLARKIVQANPLKTAAREVELAQKTGVTIVLLGEECYPVPLRNAYSPPPVLYIKGKWEEADTVSIAVVGTRRPTAYGKLMAERLVEGLTKAGLTVVSGLARGVDAIAHRAAIAAGGRTVAALGCGVNIIYPPEHRELQESICGHGAVVSQFPFAAAPDKMNFPMRNRIISGLSLGTLVIEAAEKSGALITAYAAIDDNRDVFALPGPVNSQNSAGTNKLIKRGHAKLVQGVEDILDELPDYVRSAMASRQASLPLETEEKIEGEELMVIEAMGPEALHIDIISQMCGLPSNMVSAILLTLELKGKVKQMPGKLFIAG
- the topA gene encoding type I DNA topoisomerase; the protein is MGKGLVVVESPAKATTLKRYLGKDMDVLASMGHIKNLPKSKLGVDIENGYKPEFVTIKGKAKVLKELKDAAKRVDTIYLAPDPDREGEAIAAHLADEIGGKGKKIYRVLFNEITKKAVQAAINNPGEIDTDKVNAQMARRILDRLVGYKISPLLWEKVRKGLSAGRVQSVALRIIVERENEIKAFVAKEYWTIEGSAQSKTPPPFEVKLAQYKGEKIEIDNGERAEEAVNAIRAAALVISKVEKKERRRNPFAPFITSTLQQDASKKLRYNAKRTMSVAQKLYEGMNIGDEGPTGLITYMRTDSTRISEEAVAEARKFVLREYGQDYLPAQPNIYRTSKSAQDAHEAIRPTSVERTPESVKKFLGKEDLALYELIWKRFVACQMAQAVFDVTGVDITAGDYTLRATGSIMKFAGFLKVYEETREQTNGEAVDDQDKRLPADLAEGQTVNLADIKPLQHFTQPPPRYTEASLIRELEEKGIGRPSTYAGIVSVIQEREYCSIEDRKLVPAELGMLVSGLLVENFPDILNVEFTAQMEGELDQVEEGKKRWTSALDDFYRPFEADLEKAKKNMRNVKAEAEKTDHVCDKCGKPMVIKFGRFGRFLACSGYPECKNTMKLDKDGSAVAKPEAPPDEPTDLKCEKCGSPMVIKTGRFGRYIACARYPECKTTKQIGIGVKCPREGCGGELVRKRTKTGKNFYGCGNYPKCDFATWDEPVAEKCPDCGHPFLVKKILKSGEFLKCPNKECGFKKDMEPQTA